The Peromyscus maniculatus bairdii isolate BWxNUB_F1_BW_parent chromosome 3, HU_Pman_BW_mat_3.1, whole genome shotgun sequence genome segment CTAGAGCAAAAACCGGAGTCTCTAGGAGAGGAACATTCATGCATACTGAGAGCCACAGCGGCAGCTCAGACCCTAGCCAGTATCATCCGGCCGTGCTATGGCCCCTACGGCCGGCAGAAGTTCCTGGTGACGGCGAAGGGGCAAACGGTTTGCACAGGTCATGCCGCTGTCATCCTCAGGGCTCTGAAACTGGAGCACCCAGCTGCCCAGTTTGTCCGAGAAGCCGCCCAAACGCAGGCAGAGAACACTGGGGATGGCACAGCCTTTGTAGTCCTCCTGACAGAAGCCTTGCTGGAGCAGGCCCAGCACCTTTTGTGGGCTGGCTTAGCTCGAACCCAGCTCCGGGAGGCCTTGGCCACGGCCACAGCAGAAGTCCTGACAGCTCTGCCTTCCCTGGCCATCCGCTCTCTAGGGCCTTTGGAAGACCCATCCTGGGCCCTCTACTCGGTGATGAACACCCACGCCCTCTCCCACACCGAGTATTTAACCAAGCTCGTGGCTCAAGCGTGCTGGGTTAACAGGGAACCAAACGGCAGCTTCAAGCCTGAGCGCATTGGCGTGTGCATGCTGCAGGGGGGCACGCTGAGTGACTCCCGAATTCTCACGGGCTTAGCAATATCTGGGAAGCCCTGTGGACAAAAGACCGAGGTGCTAGCCAATGCTAGGGTGGCGCTGTTTATTTGCCCCTTTGGTCCTACGAATCCATTCGCCCTGGCCACACcccgtctctccagctctgaagaACTACTAAGATTTcggaaagaaaatgaacaagtgGGAAACCAAATAACCGAGCTGGCTGCCATGGACATTAATGTGGCCGTGGTGTGGGGGGAAGTGAATGAGAATTTGGTGCTCCAGGCTGACAGTTGCGGCATCATGGTGATTCAAGCCAAGTCCCGCAAGGAGATGGTCTACCTGAGTGAGTCGATGGGTACTCCTCTGCTCACGCGGCTGCTTCCTCCCCTGGAGCAGGGCAAGTGCCAGAAGGTTTACAAGCGGAAGTTTGGAGACGGCGGCGTGGCAATGATGTTTGAGTGGGAAGGTGAGAAGTCACCCTTTTTCACGGTGCTCCTGAGGGGGCCTACCATGCAGGGACTTCAGGCTGCAGAGCAGGCCGTCTACTGCGGCATCGATGCGTTTTCCCAGTTGTGTCAAGATCCCcgagtgctgccaggagctggtgCGACAGAAATGGCTCTAGCCAAAATGCTGGTGGACAAAGGGAGCCGACTGGCAGGCCCCGACGGTCTGGCCTTCCTAGCGTTTGCCCAAGCCCTGAGTTCCCTGCCTAAAACCTTGGCAGAGAATGCAGGCTTGGCTGCCCAATGTGTGATGGCCGAAATGAGCGGAATTCACCAGGCTGGGAACTTCCTCGTTGGAGTGGGAATAGACGGGGTAATAAATGTAGCCCACGAAGGGGTATGGGACATACTCAGGCCCAAAGCCCAAGGCCTACAAGCCGTGGCTGAGCTGGTGCAGCAGCTGGTGACTGTCGATGAGATCATAGTGGCCAAGAAGACGCCTGTCTATCAGCAGATTACAAAACCTACCTCGAAGGTAAAGGGATCCTCACCCCTGAAAGAGAAATTTTTTGGAAAGTACGTATAGCAACATGCTAAATAAAGTAAAGATTGTCCGGATTGAACAGTAACCCCCAAATACCGgtgtttttccttatttctttcccTTGTGTCTGGGGCTTCTAGCgccaattgtttgtttgttgttgttgtttttgctttttccagacagggtttctctctgtaacagacCTGGCTGCCTTGTAatttgatttgtagaccaggttggcccctAAATactaaggcatgtgccatcatacccatTAGAGCCAGTTctaaccttttttatttatttatttattttttaatgtagaccaggctgtagaccactgcctgtagaccaggctggcctcgagctcacagagatccgcctggctctgcctcccgagtactgggttaaaggtgtgcactactgctGCCTGGCCAGTTTCTaaccttttaaaagatttatttttgtgtggggAGGGCCAGTGCTGATGTGTGGGTATgagtattttcatgtgtgtgcaggagtgtgtcagatcccctggagctgaagttacaggcacttgtgagggtctatgtggttgctgagaaaggaactcgggtcctctggaagagcagcaagtgcttttaatccctgagccatttttccagcacTTAAAGTCAGGGTATAAACAACATAAAgatgggtgtgatggtgcaggtCTGTActcccagcattggggagatgGATGCAGAAGGATGAGCAGTTCAAGGTGATGcacagtgaatttgaggtcagtttgGGCCACagaagtaagaccctgtctcaaaacactagggatggggacttagctcagttgGCAGCATGCTTGCTGAACATGCACAAAATcctaatccccagcaccacatgctAACACCtggaattctagcacttgggagtcagagaccagaagagcacaagttcaagatcacctTTCGCTACTCAGTAAATTTGAGGACAGATTCGGCTAAATAAGACCTTATctcagaggagagggaaggatggcGAGAGAGAGATTCTTTTTAGTAACAGTTCCATTCCAAGTCTTAACTTTTctatttcctgtttctctccatcACACCTGTTTCTACAATAACAGCAGATGCAAAGATACAGTTCTAATAATTTCAAATAGAGTAGCTGAACTTTGgggatggaaagaaaaaagtacagTCATCTTTTCGAAACTCTGAACATTCCTTCTATGGTATTAACATGTGTGAATTTCTGTCTAGACATCACTGAAACTCTGTAAAAGAACCAGTTCCAACTTAGAAGAGTGGCCAGTAATTCTCCAAttatctggggaaaaaaatgacagTATCATTTTGAGACtacaaaaaaagttttaaaaaactattGCAGGAAAATGAGCCCCAGAAGCAGGCAAATTTAagaggtatttgtttgtttggcttttggcttttcaagacagggtttctctgtgtatccctggctgtcctggaactcactttgtagaccaggctgtccttgaactcaacagagatctgcctgcctcggcctcctaaacactgggattaaagatgtgtgccaccatgcctggcctggctacttttctgtagccaaggctatagagagactctgtctcaaaacaacaaaaattatgtgaatatgtctctctgtgtgtgcacacgtgtgtgctacatgtgtgcaggtgcccacagaggccagaaaagaagagggtgtcagatttcttagtgggtgctggatcctctggaagagcagcaagtgctcttaatcactgagccatctctccagctacctgttttgcttttcatgttttttaaaatctattttatgtgtatgagtgttttgcctacatgtatgtgcactgcatgtgtgcctggtgcccacagaggtcagaagagggtactgggtCTCCTATAACTGAAGTTACTGACTGTTGAGAAGTCCTTGCCCATGCTCTGGGGTgtggctttcttttgttttatctgaGCACCTATTTCGTAGCCCTTACACTTATATTCAAAGTCGACATAAAatgtatgtaatttaaaattagaaatcacGATAGAGAGATTACTCAGTgtttgagaacactggctgctcttgtagaggacctgggtttaattcccaacacTCGTAACCCATAATCATCTGTAAactccaggggctccaacacccttTTCTAACTAAtatgaggacttttttttttttttttttaagaaacccATTCCCTTACCCATCATTGTATTGCCCAAATCATAAGCATCTCTATCATGGACATTATCAGAGGCATATCCCTGTGATCAGggagaaaaatctatttcaaaATGGTTCTTTGTGTGTTGGCCCCGGGGCAGGCAAGACAGCCcatcaggtaaaggcatttgtgcCAAGCCCAGCAACATGAATTTCATCCCTGGGATCAacatagaggaaggagagaactgactatcCAAAGtggccctctgatttccacatgcatgCCCTGGCACACGTGGGAGCACACATGTgcaggcgcgcacacacacacacacattcctgtaCACATGACCCCTCCCCAACACAAACGCACACacaaatgtcaaaaagaaaaacttaggaCATGTGAAATGAGAAGACGATAAAGGTGtctgaggtcatccttgactacacggCAAGCTTAAGGCTAGCTTGtgctatatgagaccctatctcaaacattttttaaaatttaaatatttcagccatacatggtggcaggcagatctctgtgagactttttgttttttcgagagggtttctctgtgtagctttggagcctgtcctggaactcactctgtagaccaggctggcggcgaactcacagaaatccacctgcctctgcctcccgggtgctgggattaaaggcgtgtgccaccaccacccagcttgatctctgtgagttttaaaaccaacctggtctacatagtaagttctaggccatccagggctacagggtgagaccctgtctgaaaacaaaaataaaggtaaatacaattttaaattattgctattagttttcttttttttggtttttcgagacaggttttctctgtgtagctttgtgcctttcctggaactcacttggtagcccaggctggcctcgaactcacagagatctgcctgcctctgcctcccaaatgctgggattaaaggtgtgcgccaccaccgcctggctattgcTATTagtttttagtgttttgtttcaatacaagtttttattttgtggccCAACTAGGTttgaactcgctatgtagcccaggctagcctaactgatcctcctgcctcagtctccctagtggTAGGAATTATAGACCTGAGCTACCATGCCCTAGCTAGGTATTTATTTCcttgtcctcctcttcctttttttttttttttttaattgaaaatagtttttccccccatgcttgtttgtttgttttcaagacagggtttctctgtgtaacaagccctggctgtcttggaactagctttgtagaccaggctggctttgaactctcagagaactgcctgcctctgcctcctgagtgctgggactcaaggtgtgtgtcaccacgatCTGGCCATaccatatattctgattatggtttcccttcccctgtcctccatttttttttcaagatagggtaaAGATGCTTTCTGCCTAATGACATGACTTCTGTCTGCCCTCAGAACCCTCGCACGGGacagaaggggagaactgactcccacagattGCCCTTGAGCACCATGTACTCGCTGTGGCTCACATGCaagtacacatacaaacaataaagaaatgtgaaaaaaaaagccatgattATTTTGTAACAATATAAAGATGGCTcctcattttagttttaattctAAGATTCCAAAGAGTGGGA includes the following:
- the Cct8l2 gene encoding T-complex protein 1 subunit theta-like 2, with amino-acid sequence MAVSPPSQAKQNKVPSALELPQRLAPSLEQKPESLGEEHSCILRATAAAQTLASIIRPCYGPYGRQKFLVTAKGQTVCTGHAAVILRALKLEHPAAQFVREAAQTQAENTGDGTAFVVLLTEALLEQAQHLLWAGLARTQLREALATATAEVLTALPSLAIRSLGPLEDPSWALYSVMNTHALSHTEYLTKLVAQACWVNREPNGSFKPERIGVCMLQGGTLSDSRILTGLAISGKPCGQKTEVLANARVALFICPFGPTNPFALATPRLSSSEELLRFRKENEQVGNQITELAAMDINVAVVWGEVNENLVLQADSCGIMVIQAKSRKEMVYLSESMGTPLLTRLLPPLEQGKCQKVYKRKFGDGGVAMMFEWEGEKSPFFTVLLRGPTMQGLQAAEQAVYCGIDAFSQLCQDPRVLPGAGATEMALAKMLVDKGSRLAGPDGLAFLAFAQALSSLPKTLAENAGLAAQCVMAEMSGIHQAGNFLVGVGIDGVINVAHEGVWDILRPKAQGLQAVAELVQQLVTVDEIIVAKKTPVYQQITKPTSKVKGSSPLKEKFFGKYV